One Comamonas odontotermitis genomic window, CATGGCCTCGTCAATGATGCGTGCGGCACGCAGGTCGGGGATGGCGCCTTCCAGGGTCTTGGCGACTTCGATGCGCATGCGCCGGTCGTCTTTGGCAACAATGATCAGAAGCCCGTCGCCAACGTCCTTGCGGCCGATCTTCCAGGTGTTGGCCACCCGGTTCGCATAGGCTGCAATGTCCTCCGGAGCGGTGGTTGGCACCATCAATGCAATCACCTGAGAGCCGGTGTCCTGCTCCAGCTGTTTCAGCTGGGCTTCAAGGCTGGCGGTATCTTGCGCGCTCAGGGTTGCGGTCTGATCGATCACATGCGCAGTGAGCGCAGGAACCGGCAACACCGCCGCATGCCCGAGCCAAGGCAAGAGCGCTACTGTAAATATAGCTATAAAGCGTTGCAGAGCCCGCGCAATAAGCACTTTTTTCCTTGATTACTTCTTGTCTGTCGAGAAATCAACCTGGGGTGGCTGAGAAATCTGTGCCTCATTCTGCACGGTGAAGTTGGCCTTGGGCTGGTAGCCCATGACCTTGGCCGTCAGGTTGGTAGGAAACTGGCGGGCCAGCACGTTGTAGGCCTTGACAGTGCCGATATAGCGGTCGCGTGCCACGGCGATGCGGTTTTCGGTGCCTTCCAGGGTGACGCGCAGGTCGCGGAAGGCCTGGTTGGCTTTCAGGTCAGGGTAGCGCTCGGCCACCACCATCAGGCGCGACAACGCGCTGGAGAGCTCACCCTGCGCCTGCTGGAACTTGTTGAACGCTTCGGGATTGTTGACCAATTCGGGAGTGGCCTGGATTGAGGTGGCTTTGGAGCGCGCCTCAATCACCTTGGTGAGCGTATCCTGCTCAAAATTGGCTTCCCCCTTGACCGAGGCCACAATGTTGGGCACCAGATCGGCACGGCGCTGGTATTGGTTGAGAACTTCACTCCACGCGGCGGTGGATTCCTCGTCCAGTCGCTGGAAATCGTTATAGCCGCAGCCCGTCAGCACCACGGCTGCTGCCACCATGACCATCAGTCGCTTGATTGTGTTGATCGTATTCATTGTGCATTCCTTATTGGATGTGGCCTGATGTTCGCTGCAAGTTGATGCATTGACAAGGCGCCCATTGTGACAAAGATTGTCAGGCCGGTTTGTCAGCGATTATTGACTGGTCCCGCGCAGGAGCAGGGCCAAAAGCCAACCAGTGGCGCTACCATGGCTCTATGGAGCGTGATTGCAATGGATGACATCGTCAAACAGGCCATGGCCAAATGGCCCAACGTGCCCGCCTGCTATGGCTGGCTGGGGTTGGATGCGCGTGGCAACTGGTGGCTGCGTGATGCGGCGGCCCAGGCCGCTGGCAGCTTTGCCAGTGGAGTGCCAGGGGCCAAGGGCTCGCGGGTCGAGCATGTGAAGCTGGCCGAATTCATTGCTCGCAACTATCTGCACGATGCGCGTGGCTGCTGGTACTTTCAGAACGGGCCGCAGCAGGTGTTTGTGGAGTTGGAAGCCACCCCATGGATCTGGCGCATGCAAATGCAGGCGCGAGAGATACGTATCCACAGCCATACAGGCAGTGAATTGGCTCCCGCAGAAGTGCAGAAGGTGCTGG contains:
- a CDS encoding LemA family protein — protein: MNTINTIKRLMVMVAAAVVLTGCGYNDFQRLDEESTAAWSEVLNQYQRRADLVPNIVASVKGEANFEQDTLTKVIEARSKATSIQATPELVNNPEAFNKFQQAQGELSSALSRLMVVAERYPDLKANQAFRDLRVTLEGTENRIAVARDRYIGTVKAYNVLARQFPTNLTAKVMGYQPKANFTVQNEAQISQPPQVDFSTDKK
- a CDS encoding DUF2946 family protein, which gives rise to MDDIVKQAMAKWPNVPACYGWLGLDARGNWWLRDAAAQAAGSFASGVPGAKGSRVEHVKLAEFIARNYLHDARGCWYFQNGPQQVFVELEATPWIWRMQMQAREIRIHSHTGSELAPAEVQKVLVDEDGAVYMTVSMGLGMVHTQDVLDVSAALDAGLLPAPEEVRRNALPHCYGFISSPAQLASTGS